Proteins encoded together in one Camelina sativa cultivar DH55 chromosome 9, Cs, whole genome shotgun sequence window:
- the LOC104712430 gene encoding guanylate kinase 2 isoform X2 has protein sequence MGEAPAFFVNHLENGYTNGFGVKSEPKNRDTSVQIGDRSFVIGGSHEGNPLFLGVQIHDKITNKWSSPSVLGTGPKPCKGYSAIVLKHGRILVIKKGSASDDSIWFLEVDTPFIREQKKLLGREVVAWSKGVRGNAEKPIVISGPSGVGKGTLISMLMKEFPSMFGFSVSHTTRAPRFMEKCGVHYHFTDKTVMEKEIKDGKFLEFASVHGNLYGTSIESVEVVTDSGKRCILDIDVQGARSVKASSLDAIFIFVCPPSMNELEDRLRARGTETEEQIQKRLRNADAEIKAGKSSGIFEHILYNDNLEECYKNLKNLLGIDDHAPVNGVEVEGINLPKEHTVTKMEEKILIQETGEGTKKNMIVLDLSSINGGAPGRTRGIVLDTVKSC, from the exons ATG GGAGAAGCACCAGCTTTTTTTGTGAATCATCTGGAGAATGGTTACACCAATGGCTTTGGTGTCAAATCTGAACCTAAAAACAGAGATACATCTGTGCAAATTGGGGATCGATCC TTTGTGATTGGTGGAAGTCATGAAGGGAACCCGTTGTTCCTTGGTGTTCAGATTCATGACAAAATCACTAACAAGTG GTCTAGTCCTTCTGTCCTTGGTACTGGCCCTAAGCCCTGCAAAGGTTACTCTGCCATTGTTCTGAAGCATGGTCGGATTTTGGTTATCAAAAAAGGTTCAGCTTCTGATGACTCCATTTGGTTCCTTGAG GTGGATACTCCTTTTATACGGGAACAAAAGAAATTGCTAGGAAGAGAGGTTGTTGCTTGGAGTAAAGGAGTAAGGGGTAACGCAGAGAAGCCTATCGTTATAAGCGGTCCTTCTGGAGTTGGAAAAGGAACACTTATATCGATGCTTATGAAGGAGTTTCCTTCAATGTTTGGGTTCTCTGTGAGCCACACTACTCGAGCTCCGAGGTTTATGGAGAAGTGTGGTGTTCATTACCATTTCACTGATAAAACCGTTATggagaaagaaatcaaagatgGGAAGTTTCTCGAGTTTGCATCTGTTCATGGTAATCTGTATGGAACCAGCATTGAGTCTGTTGAAGTGGTGACAGATTCAGGAAAG AGATGCATTCTTGACATTGATGTTCAAGGAGCGAGGTCAGTGAAGGCGAGCTCTCTAGATGCGATATTCATATTCGTATGTCCTCCTTCAATGAACGAACTTGAAGATCGGCTCCGTGCCCG AGGAACTGAAACAGAGGAGCAGATCCAAAAGCGGCTTAGAAACGCTGATGCAGAGATCAAAGCGGGGAAATCCTCAGGCATTTTTGAACACATTCTGTATAATGACAACCTTGAGGAATGCTACAAGAACCTTAAG AATCTCTTGGGGATAGACGATCATGCTCCTGTGAATGGCGTAGAAg TAGAAGGGATCAATCTTCCGAAGGAGCACACAGTAACAAAGATGGAAGAAAAAATTTTGATTCAAGAAACAGGAGAAGGAACCAAAAAGAACAT GATTGTGTTGGATTTATCTTCAATTAACGGGGGAGCACCGGGGAGAACAAGAGGGATCGTTCTGGACACGGTCAAGTCCTGTTGA
- the LOC104712430 gene encoding guanylate kinase 2 isoform X1, which translates to MGEAPAFFVNHLENGYTNGFGVKSEPKNRDTSVQIGDRSFVIGGSHEGNPLFLGVQIHDKITNKWSSPSVLGTGPKPCKGYSAIVLKHGRILVIKKGSASDDSIWFLEVDTPFIREQKKLLGREVVAWSKGVRGNAEKPIVISGPSGVGKGTLISMLMKEFPSMFGFSVSHTTRAPRFMEKCGVHYHFTDKTVMEKEIKDGKFLEFASVHGNLYGTSIESVEVVTDSGKRCILDIDVQGARSVKASSLDAIFIFVCPPSMNELEDRLRARGTETEEQIQKRLRNADAEIKAGKSSGIFEHILYNDNLEECYKNLKNLLGIDDHAPVNGVEAVEGINLPKEHTVTKMEEKILIQETGEGTKKNMIVLDLSSINGGAPGRTRGIVLDTVKSC; encoded by the exons ATG GGAGAAGCACCAGCTTTTTTTGTGAATCATCTGGAGAATGGTTACACCAATGGCTTTGGTGTCAAATCTGAACCTAAAAACAGAGATACATCTGTGCAAATTGGGGATCGATCC TTTGTGATTGGTGGAAGTCATGAAGGGAACCCGTTGTTCCTTGGTGTTCAGATTCATGACAAAATCACTAACAAGTG GTCTAGTCCTTCTGTCCTTGGTACTGGCCCTAAGCCCTGCAAAGGTTACTCTGCCATTGTTCTGAAGCATGGTCGGATTTTGGTTATCAAAAAAGGTTCAGCTTCTGATGACTCCATTTGGTTCCTTGAG GTGGATACTCCTTTTATACGGGAACAAAAGAAATTGCTAGGAAGAGAGGTTGTTGCTTGGAGTAAAGGAGTAAGGGGTAACGCAGAGAAGCCTATCGTTATAAGCGGTCCTTCTGGAGTTGGAAAAGGAACACTTATATCGATGCTTATGAAGGAGTTTCCTTCAATGTTTGGGTTCTCTGTGAGCCACACTACTCGAGCTCCGAGGTTTATGGAGAAGTGTGGTGTTCATTACCATTTCACTGATAAAACCGTTATggagaaagaaatcaaagatgGGAAGTTTCTCGAGTTTGCATCTGTTCATGGTAATCTGTATGGAACCAGCATTGAGTCTGTTGAAGTGGTGACAGATTCAGGAAAG AGATGCATTCTTGACATTGATGTTCAAGGAGCGAGGTCAGTGAAGGCGAGCTCTCTAGATGCGATATTCATATTCGTATGTCCTCCTTCAATGAACGAACTTGAAGATCGGCTCCGTGCCCG AGGAACTGAAACAGAGGAGCAGATCCAAAAGCGGCTTAGAAACGCTGATGCAGAGATCAAAGCGGGGAAATCCTCAGGCATTTTTGAACACATTCTGTATAATGACAACCTTGAGGAATGCTACAAGAACCTTAAG AATCTCTTGGGGATAGACGATCATGCTCCTGTGAATGGCGTAGAAg CAGTAGAAGGGATCAATCTTCCGAAGGAGCACACAGTAACAAAGATGGAAGAAAAAATTTTGATTCAAGAAACAGGAGAAGGAACCAAAAAGAACAT GATTGTGTTGGATTTATCTTCAATTAACGGGGGAGCACCGGGGAGAACAAGAGGGATCGTTCTGGACACGGTCAAGTCCTGTTGA
- the LOC104712432 gene encoding acetylglutamate kinase, chloroplastic, translating into MATVTSNASPKPFSFSFSNPLKSLIPTKSPSLNYPPRNHHHHHRLGLSVNASSVSSPPPSVATSNAPSPDYRVEILSESLPFIQKFRGKTIVVKYGGAAMTSPELKSSVVSDLVLLACVGLRPILVHGGGPDINRYLKQLNIPAEFRDGLRVTDATTMEIVSMVLVGKVNKNLVSLINAAGATAVGLSGHDGRLLTARPVPNSAQLGFVGEVAKVDPSVLRPLVDYGYIPVIASVAADDSGQAYNINADTVAGELAAALGAEKLILLTDVAGILEDKEDPSSLVKEIDIKGVKKMIEDGKVAGGMIPKVKCCIRSLAQGVKTASIIDGRRQHSLLHEIMSGEGAGTMITG; encoded by the coding sequence ATGGCCACCGTCACATCCAATGCTTCACCTAaacccttctccttctctttctccaatcctctcaaatccctcATCCCCACCAAATCACCATCACTCAACTATCCACCTCGcaatcaccatcaccatcaccgtCTAGGTTTATCAGTAAACGCCTCCTCCGTATCATCACCACCGCCTTCAGTCGCAACCTCAAATGCTCCTTCACCGGATTACAGAGTCGAGATTCTCTCCGAATCTTTACCCTTTATCCAAAAATTCCGAGGGAAAACCATAGTTGTCAAATACGGCGGCGCGGCAATGACTTCGCCGGAGCTTAAATCGTCCGTCGTTAGCGATCTCGTTCTCCTCGCTTGCGTTGGTCTTCGTCCGATCCTTGTTCACGGTGGAGGTCCTGATATCAACCGTTACTTGAAACAACTCAACATCCCAGCTGAGTTCCGTGACGGGCTCCGTGTGACCGACGCCACAACGATGGAGATCGTATCAATGGTTTTAGTCGGAAAGGTTAATAAGAATCTTGTTTCGCTTATTAACGCCGCCGGAGCTACCGCTGTGGGGTTATCAGGACACGACGGTCGTCTTCTCACTGCGAGACCTGTTCCTAATTCAGCTCAATTGGGTTTCGTTGGTGAAGTTGCCAAAGTTGATCCATCAGTACTGCGTCCTCTTGTTGATTACGGTTACATTCCAGTGATTGCTTCTGTTGCTGCTGATGACTCTGGTCAAGCTTACAACATCAATGCAGATACGGTGGCTGGGGAGCTCGCTGCTGCGCTTGGAGCTGAGAAACTGATTCTGCTGACTGATGTGGCTGGGATCTTGGAGGATAAAGAGGATCCGAGTAGCTTGGTGAAGGAGATTGATATAAAaggagtgaagaagatgattgaagATGGTAAAGTTGCTGGTGGGATGATTCCTAAGGTGAAGTGTTGTATTAGGTCTCTTGCTCAGGGTGTTAAGACTGCGAGTATTATTGATGGAAGGAGACAACATTCTCTGCTTCATGAGATTATGTCTGGTGAAGGAGCTGGTACTATGATTACTGGATAA